The Candidatus Eremiobacteraceae bacterium genomic sequence CTTTGGTCTGGACGGTCTACGCGGTCGCACTCATCGCAATCGGCACGTGGCGTGATTCTGCCGTGATCCGCTGGCAGGCGCTTGCGCTTTTCGGATTTGTGATCCTCAAGGCGTTCTTGTTCGATCTCTCCATGTTGGCGCTTGGCTACCGGATCGCATCGTTCTTCGCGCTCGGCGTGATGCTGCTCGGCGCATCGTTTTTGTATCAGCGACGCCTATTCCGGCGCCGGCCACCGGAGGCACCGCGATGATCTCGTTCGCAGCTGCGCTGCTCCTGTCTGTCTCTGCGCCGTCGCCGACCGTGCAACAGCCGGCCCCGTGGCACGACTGGACGGAAGCGCGGCCCATCGATGTGCCGTCGCTTCGCGCGCCGGCGCTCGTCAGGCTGGCGCTTCCCAGCGATGTTTACGGCCAGAGCCGCACCGATCTTGCGGACTTGCGGGTGATCGACGCGCGCGGCGCGCAACAACCGTTTGCGATCGATCAGGCCCTCGTAGCCTCCGCGCGTTCGTGGCAGGACGCTTCGCTGAGCGAGCAAGGTTTTGTGCCCGGGAAATATTCGCAAGCGGTGGCCGACGTCGGCATCGGACGGACGATGCACGACCTGCTCACGATCGAGACGACCGCTGACGAGTTTTCGACGTGGGTCGAGGTCGCCGCGAGCGATGACGAGTCCACCTGGCGTATCGTGCGCGCGCGGGCGCCGATCTTCCGCTTCACGTCTGACGGATTCGCGGGCTCGCTCGATGTCGGCTTTGCGCCGACGCGGGCTAGGTGGTTGCGCGTCCGCGTTCTTGACGCGGCGACCGACTTTCCGATCACCGGCTGCCGCGTCGCGGAGGCAGTACGTATCGTCCCCGATTGGGTCGCCGCCGCGGCAGACATTCCGCCCGATCCGGCCGCGCCGCCGAAACAGACCCGGCTGACCGTGGACCTCGGGATCGCTCGGGTGCCCGTGTCGGATGTCCGCTTTCGTGTCGGGACTGCAGCTTTTGATCGCGCTGTTGCCGTCGTCGCAAGTTCGGACGGCTCGAACTGGGCCGACGTCTACGATGGTGAGATCTATCGCGATTCGCAAGGCGGCTCGTCGCTGGAGTTCAACTTCCCCGAAGCGCGCGGCAGGTACTGGCGGCTCATCATCTACAACCGCGACGATGCGCCGCTGCAATCGCTCCGAGCGACGCTCCTCGCGACGCCGCGCTACGTCACGTTTCTGGCGAGGCCGAATGTCCACTATCGGCTCATATTCGGCAACGCGCATGCGATCGCGCCGAGTTATGATTTCTCCGTTTCGACGTCCGCCGACGAGCGCGCACACGCCCAGCTCGCGCTGTTGGGGCGACTGGGCAACGCGATGAACCCGATCGCCCCAATCATCGCGCACCCATGGACGGAAAGTCACGCCGGCATTTTGTGGGCCGCGCTTATTCTCGCAGTCGCGGTCTTAGGCTGGCTCGCGTTTCGCGCGATGCGGTGACGAAGGCCCCGATGAAGGTCGGCACTTTCAGTTTGAGCGCAAGGCGCTGATCGCACGCGAACGAAATCGCTCCTTATGCCCGGAAAGAACTTTATCGTCCGCATGGCCGACCGGCTGCGATCAGGCAAGATCGGCGAGGCGAACACCGACCGCGATACCGCGCGTGATTACCTCTCGCGGCAGCATACGCTCGCCGCACTGACCGCGCGGTTGAAGTCCGCGATCGCCTCCGATGCGCGCTACTCGACCGTGCACTGCTCCGCCAGACCTACGGATGAAGCGCCGGAGCGGCTTCAGCTGCGCGCTGGAGAATCGATCGTCACCATGCGCATTGCGCCGGGCTCGGAATTCTTCGCCGTGAGCGGTTGCGGTCTTGGCAAGCGCTTCTCCGCGAATCCGGCGCACCTGCAATCCGATGATGTCGTGCTGTTGAGCGCGGACGAAAACGGCACCCATCCATACGGTACCGAATTTGGCGCATTGGATTTTCTAGAGGACCTGGTCCGCACACAAAGCGCGACGTAACGCCTGGGTCGCGAGTCTCTTGACAGCGGCACGATCATTCGCGACGATGGACGGATAGTGCTTTGGCGCGCTGTGGGCGCCGCTTTAGAGGGGAATCCGCCTTGAAATCCTTCGTCGCCGGCATCATCGCCGCGTGTATCCTCGTATCACTTCCCACCCACGCATCGGCAGGTTTCAAACCGCAGCGTGCAGAGGTCGGCCGCGACTATCCGATCCATTACGATGGTCCACTCATCCGTTATGGTCCGCTTTTTATCAGTCCGAATGGACTACCCGATTTCG encodes the following:
- a CDS encoding DUF3999 family protein; amino-acid sequence: MISFAAALLLSVSAPSPTVQQPAPWHDWTEARPIDVPSLRAPALVRLALPSDVYGQSRTDLADLRVIDARGAQQPFAIDQALVASARSWQDASLSEQGFVPGKYSQAVADVGIGRTMHDLLTIETTADEFSTWVEVAASDDESTWRIVRARAPIFRFTSDGFAGSLDVGFAPTRARWLRVRVLDAATDFPITGCRVAEAVRIVPDWVAAAADIPPDPAAPPKQTRLTVDLGIARVPVSDVRFRVGTAAFDRAVAVVASSDGSNWADVYDGEIYRDSQGGSSLEFNFPEARGRYWRLIIYNRDDAPLQSLRATLLATPRYVTFLARPNVHYRLIFGNAHAIAPSYDFSVSTSADERAHAQLALLGRLGNAMNPIAPIIAHPWTESHAGILWAALILAVAVLGWLAFRAMR